A single Strix aluco isolate bStrAlu1 chromosome 20, bStrAlu1.hap1, whole genome shotgun sequence DNA region contains:
- the CNTRL gene encoding centriolin isoform X1: MSCASKYWLEESGSFLRSFFLKTQENHFNEENPLKTQYIGHIFCIFLAMKKGSVRKALCRETQMSASRTPSPMSPVSSSTRSPSPLSQQTPPSACKSMEQRHQELDIRAENAEAAFEYKFHKDENGISPGVRYITEPLIKGLSKQENLACISSLNLSSPKDGDKKFKYIENLEKCSKLETLNLSNNQIEKIEKLDKLLKLRELNLSYNKISKIEGIEHMHNLQKLNLAGNEIEHVPVWVGKKLRSLRILNLKQNKVSSLHDIAKLKPLQDLTSLFLADNPVVNLPHYRLYTIFHLRALESLDGQPVTNHDRQEALQRFNLEEIEKLERELENTVKEMENLKLNQCKVLEQLRHQDEVNKSLKEKTLQQKQSCEDLQRDLDTKNELLKQKTMELTRACQKQYELEQELAFYKIDAKFEPLNYFPSEDVELDNVPGESPYIGKARYKRNMFIREGYIANKAQQMETGKMPLVEDDFCRERQLKLQLQTLDELLEGKEKKIHSAQRRLEELQSAVGNAEQQVLKVTGELQQLEDALAQKKISQANREGLEQQLSERIQVLHQLRKEALELEKQMEKQKREIGKKQKELEDLESSLASVNPEDPRHVHMKAQKASKEQQFDVMNKHYKQLESRLDEMLSRIAKETEEIKDLEQQLTDGQIATNEALKRDLESIITGLQEYLQSVKCQAKQANDECKELKKDKESLLQRLAHLEEERNNLEIVAMDAENMRKEITMLEGALQEQREINESLRDAQGDISAYEAELEAQLRDRDTEANQQKEELERLKQLSQMELSALQAELEKERQALENALAKAQLAEEKEQQNYKLLSQFKQLQGDNNLLKQQLKDLQNQLNHAVGNLIHPEEVLARISELKQKLQTGVGEIKCQNSADVLGKSLANLQKEFNDILADAQREKEKAWARQRQLQEEMVSQQEKLEEVQEKYRQVKAENRQNKNKVHQLENEIQHLHEKIKSMEEIQGLADEQLQEADEEKETILAQLEDLEKRKKIEDARAQMQFVSLDKELKELKRAIITSDKLAATELSIAKNQLKALHGTVHRINQERAEEIEEAEEFCAEAARAARDLARAEAEIELLQQLLKEKEEQFQLEMEKAGEKTVGSSAQKFEIDKLNEAMEQQKAEIDRLRWLLDNIGTGNKDEIENLQDEIAALRDVLSHQNDYITSIADPLKRRGYWCYMPSSQGSTPASRSTKDSGVCLLCSGTSPPRRGCGQDRQCRKEDLPHQGGCWVYSPVRNRLWKTNSGKGRRTKEDSEGNEATRVPKDPPFVPPPGTVIYTVLPDGAPVPQGTVVYGPPPAAVGGGSVAPGSVIYGPPPVGAQVVCGPLPPNFTVPLIPVGVLHCNVPEHHDLESEISRLEDTVYYLKSRKYKDKWSEAAEHKWKKEVEKLHQNVEELLHEREELEDQIAELRRAAQKHNKRRDFIEGYTDNLIAELQLEKSLKHHEDIADEIECIEKTLLKRRAELREADRLLSEAEVELESTQGKTKDTIQKYNHAKQHLTRTETEAKELERRAQEMAIKLVKADQQLRLLQADTRDLEQHKREQEGVLKEINKMVAARESEFQSLNQKIEMLTESLQKLQGDIQVAEGNEEHHLQILREAESLLQGKKTELERLKDQITAQQQELSFLEQQLSQRKEELRVLQDCISQKKGDLKEALRDGETEANEKLRQIREIKLLLEELNVEKKELDVQINEKRAQLSFIKKDIGKEEENLQGVLGQITRHKIELKHVLEMLELENDELQGLKLQHDQKVNELEKIQVAILEEKLKLENIQRLFQCQQGEVDWQEQLLEKDRQENEHLVSQMRTLQNNIESLNKEKEKLEDDCQSLEKKLSQTRRDLTATEDSSRTALSNVEKMELDVKNLQQEVDLLNKQKNSLNGDIIVVQKDLQEKKEELETLKGELNDSRQQLQLLEQDLKNNTRHQEELLREQATLKEDILEYLRKRKDCQERQKKRENQLQQLQKEIEEKETELAKQEAILHHLKQNSEREGKKLEECTAKVKDQKILLEKELIDQQKKLEQATAKVRLAEENLRKLEKEESRCAALEETVRKSKHQLSEKELQLQQKNREMQSLQKELEVSRCELNHLQDQIASERKKAEKHILSLKEAMKMQRMQLERKLREQKHENNCLRSDTAAAEEATHSNHKRAKRLMKDLGQTQQHSVDLQSQVKTQEDPDKNRREIENAATLLKLEVEDEIRKGFTSSSPSSLELLEDWEASSEVKGRLQCEPGNGEEPGLFAAADKRLFTLEEKLNFSKVFLMDEQWRGEALREKLQHHEDRLKAQLQQCMSKQVEVLIRGKQQTEGTLHSLQRQVDALDDLVSSTSSDSLFLAQSSSLVTLHDTLNVTKTQAALPRVTRVPGRPAGVSVGSQTLRSCSRGVSQ, encoded by the exons AGGAGTTAGGTACATAACTGAACCCCTTATAAAAGGTCTGTCAAAACAAGAAAATTTGGCATGTATAAGCTCACTGAATCTTTCTTCCCCAAAGGATGGGGACAAGAAATTTAAG taCATAGAAAATTTGGAGAAGTGCTCTAAACTAGAGACACTAAATCTTAGTAACAACCAAATAGAGAAGATTGAGAAGTTGGATAAACTGCTGAAGTTGCGTGAACTCAATTTGTCTTACAACAAAATCAG taaaattgaAGGTATAGAACACATGCATAATCTACAAAAGCTGAACCTTGCAGGGAATGAGATTGAGCATGTTCCTGTGTGGGTAGGGAAGAAACTGAGATCCCTGCGCATCCTTAATTTGAAACAGAATAAAGTATCATCA CTCCATGATATAGCTAAACTAAAGCCTCTACAAGATCTGACTTCTCTATTCCTTGCTGATAATCCAGTTGTAAATCTGCCTCACTACCGCCTGTACACCATATTCCACTTGCGAGCACTGGAAAGCTTGGATGGACAGCCAGTGACGAATCACGACAGACAGGAAGCTCTACAGAGGTTTAATTTAG aagagatAGAAAAATTAGAAAGAGAGTTGGAAAACACAGTAAAAGAGATGGAGAACCTTAAACTTAACCAGTGCAAAGTGCTCGAGCAACTTCGCCATCAAGACGAGGTCAacaaatcattaaaagaaaagacTTTGCAACAGAAGCAAAGCTGTGAAGACCTACAAAGGGACCTGGACACCAAAAATGAATTG TTAAAACAGAAGACAATGGAGCTAACCCGAGCTTGCCAGAAGCAGTATGAATTGGAGCAGGAGCTGGCGTTTTATAAGATTGATGCAAAATTTGAGCCGTTGAATTATTTTCCATCAGag GATGTTGAACTTGATAATGTACCTGGTGAAAGCCCATACATTGGCAAGGCCAGGTataaaagaaatatgtttataaGAGAAGGCTACATTGCTAACAAAGCTCAGCAGATGGAGACTGGAAAAATGCCACTAGTTGAAGATGACTTCTGTAGGGAACGCCAGCTGAAATTGCAGCTCCAAACTCTAGATGAACTACTAGagggtaaagaaaaaaagattcattcag cacAAAGAAGATTAGAAGAACTGCAAAGTGCAGTAGGAAACGCAGAGCAACAAGTTTTGAAAGTAACAGGGGAACTGCAACAACTGGAGGATGCTCTGGCTCAGAAAAAA ATATCACAGGCCAACAGGGAAGGTCTTGAACAGCAGTTGAGTGAAAGGATTCAAGTCCTGCATCAGCTACGCAAGGAAGCTTTagaactggaaaaacaaatggagaaacagaaaagagaaatagggaaaaaacagaaagagctTGAAGACTTGGAGAGTTCTCTTGCTTCTGTAAATCCTGAAGATCCAAGACAT GTTCACATGAAAGCTCAAAAAGCAAGTAAAGAGCAGCAGTTTGATGTAATGAATAAACACTACAAACAGCTTGAGAGTCGCCTGGATGAAATGCTCTCTAGGATTGCTAAAGAAACTGAGGAAATCAAGGACTTGGAGCAACAGCTCACTGAtg GTCAAATAGCAACAAATGAAGCACTGAAAAGGGATTTAGAAAGTATTATCACTGGATTACAGGAGTACCTGCAAAGTGTTAAGTGTCAGGCAAAACAGGCCAATGATGAATGTAAGGAGTTGAAGAAGGATAAAGAATCTTTGCTACAAAGATTGGCACATCtagaggaggaaagaaacaacCTGGAAATAGTTGCCATGGATgcagaaaatatgagaaaa GAAATTACAATGCTAGAAGGTGCACTCCAAGAGCAGCGAGAAATAAATGAATCGCTTAGAGATGCACAAGGGGACATCAGTGCCTATGAGGCTGAACTGGAAGCCCAGCTAAGAGACAGAGATACAGAAGCCAATCAGCAAAAAGAAGAATTGGAAAGACTGAAGCAACTTAGCCAA ATGGAACTGTCAGCCCTACAAGCTGAACTTGAAAAAGAAAGGCAAGCATTAGAGAATGCTCTGGCCAAAGCACAACTAGCAGAAGAGAAGGAACAACAAAATTATAAGCTCCTTTCTCAGTTCAAACAACTGCAG ggagacAATAATCTTCTGAAACAACAGCTTAAAGATCTTCAGAATCAGCTAAACCATGCTGTTGGTAACTTAATTCATCCTGAGGAAGTCTTAGCTCGTATAAGTGAACTCAAGCAAAAGCTTCAGACAGGAGTTGGAGAGATTAA atgtCAGAATTCAGCTGATGTTTTAGGGAAAAGCCTTGCAAATCTGCAGAAAGAATTTAATGACATCCTTGCTGATGCtcagagggaaaaagagaaagcatggGCTAGACAGAGACAATTGCAGGAAGAAATGGTATCCCAGCAGGAAAAACTGGAAGAAGTACAGGAGAAATATAGACAG GTTAAAGCTGAAAACAGGCAGAATAAGAACAAGGTCCATCAGTTAGAGAATGAAATTCaacatttacatgaaaaaataaagagcatgGAAGAAATTCAGGGCCTTGCTGATGAACAGCTCCAAGAGGCAGATGAAGAGAAAGAGACTATTCTTGCTCAACTGGAAGATTTAGAGAAAAGG aaaaaaatagaagatgccAGGGCACAAATGCAGTTTGTCAGTCTAGATaaagaactgaaggaattaaagagAGCAATCATCACTTCAGATAAACTGGCAGCTACAGAGCTCTCCATTGCTAAAAATCAGCTAAAGGCTCTTCATGGGACTGTTCACAGAATTAATCAGGAGCGAGCTGAG GAGATTGAGGAAGCTGAAGAGTTCTGTGCTGAGGCAGCTCGTGCAGCCCGGGATCTtgccagagcagaagcagaaatagaaTTGTTACAACAACTCctcaaagagaaggaagaacaa TTTCAGCTCGAAATGGAGAAAGCTGGCGAGAAGACTGTTGGATCAAGTGCTCAGAAGTTTGAAATTGATAAATTAAATGAAGCTATGGagcaacaaaaagcagaaattgaCCGTTTAAGATGGTTGTTGGATAACATTGGGACAg GTAACAAAGATGAAATTGAGAACTTGCAAGATGAGATTGCAGCCCTCAGAGATGTGCTTTCACACCAGAACGATTACATCACCAGTATAGCGGATCCATTGAAAAGAAGGGGATACTGGTGTTACATGCCATCATCACAg ggttCAACTCCTGCTTCCCGCAGCACAAAAGATTCTGGAGTCTGTTTACTGTGTTCTGGCACATCCCCACCCAGGAGAGGGTGTGGTCAGGACAGGCAGTGCAGGAAGGAAGACTTGCCCCATCAAGGAGGATGTTGGGTTTATTCACCAGTCAGAAATAGGTTGTGGAAAACAAATTCTGGTAAAG gtaGAAGAACAAAAGAAGATAGTGAAGGAAATGAAGCAACTCGTGTTCCCAAAGACCCTCCCTTTGTACCACCCCCTGGTACAGTTATTTACACAGTCCTTCCAGACGGTGCCCCTGTACCTCAGGGAACTGTGGTTTATggccctcctcctgcagcagtggGTGGAGGTTCAGTTGCACCTGGATCTGTTATCTACGGTCCCCCTCCTGTGGGAGCCCAGGTCGTTTGTGGCCCTCTTCCTCCAAACTTCACTGTCCCTCTCATTCCTGTTGGAGTGCTTCACTGCAACGTGCCTGAACATCATGATTTG GAGAGTGAAATCTCAAGGCTAGAAGACACTGTGTATTATTTAAAGTCTCGGAAATACAAAGATAAATGGTCAGAGGCAGCTGagcataaatggaaaaaagaggtGGAAAAATTGCATCAAAATGTTGAAGAACTTCTGCATGAAAGAGAAGAGTTGGAAGATCAAATAGCAGAGCTACGACGAGCAGCTCAAAAACATAACAAACGCAG GGACTTTATTGAAGGGTATACTGACAACCTTATTGCAGAACTGCAGTTAGAAAAGTCTCTCAAACATCATGAAGATATTGCAGATGAAATTGAATGTATAGAGAAGACTCTTCTGAAACGACGAGCAGAGCTTAGAGAGGCAGACAGGCTACTTTCAGAAGCTGAAGTGGAACTTGAGAGCACACAGGGGAAA ACTAAAGACACTATTCAAAAGTATAATCATGCCAAACAGCATTTGACCCGTACTGAAACCGAGGCAAAGGAGCTAGAGCGAAGGGCTCAGGAAATGGCCATTAAACTTGTGAAAGCAGATCAGCAATTAAG GTTATTACAGGCAGATACAAGGGATTTAGAACAGCACAAGAGGGAACAAGAAggtgttttgaaagaaattaacaAAATGGTGGCTGCAAGAGAGTCTGAGTTCCAGTCGTTAAACCAGAAGATAGAAATGCTAACTGAAag TCTTCAGAAGCTTCAAGGAGATATTCAAGTTGCAGAAGGTAATGAAGAACATCACCTCCAAATCCTTAGAGAAGCAGAAAGCCTTCTTCAAGGCAAGAAAACTGAACTGGAAAGATTGAAGGATCAG ATCACTGCTCAGCAACAAGAGCTCTCGTTTCTAGAGCAACAGTTAAGCCAAAGAAAGGAAGAGCTCCGTGTCCTTCAAGACTGTATTTCTCAAAAGAAAGGTGACCTCAAAGAAGCTCTTCGAGATGGAGAGACCGAAGCAAATGAAAAACTACGCCAAATAAGA GAAATAAAACTACTTCTGGAAGAGCTTAATGTTGAGAAGAAAGAACTGGATGTCCAGATTAATGAGAAAAGAGCACAGCTTTCGTTCATAAAGAAGGATattggaaaagaggaagaaaatcttcaAGGAGTACTTGGGCAAATTACCAGGCATAAGATAG AACTGAAACATGTTCTGGAAATGCTGGAGCTTGAAAATGATGAACTTCAAGGTTTGAAGCTACAACATGACCAAAAGGTCAATGAGTTGGAGAAGATTCAGGTTGCAATTCTAGAA GAGAAGTTAAAATTGGAGAATATTCAGAGATTATTTCAGTGTCAGCAAGGGGAAGTAGATTGGCAGGAACAACTACTTGAGAAAGACCGTCAGGAAAACGAACATCTGGTTTCTCAAATGCGCACTCTGCAAAATAATATTGAGTCTttgaataaagaaaaggaaaagcttgaGGACGACTGTCAGAGTTTGGAAAAGAAGTTGTCACAAACCAGAAG AGACTTAACTGCTACTGAAGATAGCAGCAGAACTGCATTGTCCAATGTAGAGAAAATGGAATTGGATGTTAAAAACCTGCAGCAGGAGGTAGATCtattgaacaaacaaaaaaattcactgAATGGAGACATTATTGTTGTACAGAAGGATCTTCAAG aaaaaaaggaagaactggaAACACTGAAAGGAGAATTAAATGACTCCAGGCAACAGCTGCAACTGCTAGAACAG gatttaaaaaataatacaaggCATCAAGAGGAGCTACTTAGAGAGCAGGCAACCCTGAAAGAAGATATCCTAGAGTATTTAAGGAAACGTAAGGATTGccaggagagacagaaaaagagggagaacCAATTGCAGCAGCTCCAGAAAGAGattgaagagaaagaaacagaactggCCAAGCAAGAAGCG ATTCTTCATCACCTCAAGCAAAATTCAGAGCGTGAAGGAAAAAAACTGGAAGAATGTACTGCTAAAGTGAAAGATCAGAAAATACTCCTGGAAAAGGAACTAATAGATCAACAAAAGAAACTGGAGCAGGCAACAGCAAAAGTAAGGCTGGCAGAAGAAAACCTCAGGAAGCTGGAAAAGGAGGAGTCCCGATGTGCAGCACTTGAAGAAACTGTCAGAAAAAGCA AACATCAGCTCTCAGAAAAGGAATTACAATTACaacaaaaaaatagagaaatgcaGTCTCTTCAAAAAGAGCTGGAAGTCTCCAGGTGTGAGCTAAACCATCTCCAAGATCAGATAgcatcagagaggaaaaaagcagaaaaacacatctTGAGTCTGAAAGAAGCGATGAAAATGCAAAGGATGCAGCTTGAAAGAAAACTGCGT gaacaaaagcatgaaaataactGTTTGCGGAGTGATACAGCAGCTGCTGAGGAAGCCACGCACAGTAACCACAAACGAGCCAAGCGCCTTATGAAGGACCTTGGCCAGACCCAGCAGCACTCCGTGGATCTCCAAAGCCAG GTTAAAACTCAAGAGGACCCAGACAAGAACCGAAGGGAAATAGAGAATGCAGCAACGTTGCTTAAGCTGGAGGTTGAAGATGAAATTAGGAAGGGCTTTACATCTTCAAGCCCATCTTCTCTAGAACTGCTGGAAGACTGGGAAGCATCTTCTGAAGTAAAGGGAAGGCTGCAGTGTGAACCTGGTAACGGGGAGGAGCCTGGGCTGTTTGCAGCTGCTGACAAAAGACTCTTCACACTGGAAGAAAAGTTGAATTTTTCTAAAGTCTTCTTAAtg GATGAACAGTGGCGTGGCGAGGCTCTCCGAGAAAAACTGCAGCACCACGAAGATCGGCTGAAG GCTCAGCTCCAGCAGTGCATGTCCAAGCAAGTGGAAGTATTAATCAGAGGAAAGCAGCAAACGGAGGGCACCCTGCACAGCTTGCAGCGGCAGGTGGACGCGCTGGATGACCTCGTCAGCAGCACTTCCTCAGATTCGCTGTTTCTAGCCCAAAGCTCGAGTCTCGTAACTCTACATGACACTCTGAATGTAACAAAAACACAG